tttctgtactgtgatgaattctgaaacctgactgaaactcttcaaataaaccgttcctctgctgatgatcagttagctgttttacaactactctttcaagaatctttgagagaaaaggaaggttggagattggcctataattagctaagacagctgggtcagtgatggctttttaagtagaggtttaattacagccaccttgaaggtctgtggtacatagccaactaataaagagagattgatcatttttaagatagaagcagtAATTAATAGAAAGACTtatttgagcagtcttgtagggaTGGGGTCTCCTCCTATCTGTCATTCGGGAGTGTAATCTCAAAATCATATCATGATATTTAAAGAAATTTGGGATAATTATATTTATGATGATGCAAAAACAGTATTAAACAAGATTTTATCTGTGATTGCAGCTCgtaggcagcagcatttattagtGCAAACAAACTGAAAGGCAGTTTCCATCTTTCTTTTCCCGTGAGCTGCTGTCATTGATGACTCACTACCTAATTCAAAGTGTGAATCTACTGCCACATGGTGGCAGCAGCAGTGTAGTGCAAtaacagtgacacagcattaGTCAGATGTAAGCACAAAGGTAGGGAGCGTTCAGAGCTTAGCTCTTTGAATTTTTTCTACCTTGGATATTGCATTGAGCTTTTTGACCACTTTCTCAAAGCCTTTCTTTCCCACCCTTTTTTTTATGATatcttttttctgcttcttatGTACCAGGATTAATCATTTCCACCCACAGTCTGCTCAGCAATCATCAGTTGAGTCATTTACTTATTTTAAGGTTGCACATCAACCAGCTGCTAGGATCTCCTCCTCAGATGCTGTCATAGCCCTGCTGTACAGAACGTATTTGCCTCAAGTCGTGAAATAAGTTTGTAGTTTCCTCCTTTAGTGGGAacagttttcttgcatattttgcaaagcaCTGTGACTAGTTGCAGATTATGACCTTTTCTAGCCAAACCACCTCCATACTATTAAAGGAGCTTCCTGTTTTGGTCCTTAATCATCATTGGTGGCTGACACGCTGCTCTCACGCTCACACGCTtgagtgtgtgttgtgtattttgTTCATCATGCAAAGGTTTATAGCAGTATTATCATGGAAGGTATGATATGGCACAGCCCTACCTTTGATTGGCTGTATTCATATCAAACTGTGCAACTCAGGACGGTTAGGAGAACATTGCTCCCTTCTTAGTAACAGTGGAGTCTGGTGGGACAccagtttgctttgtttgtatacAGAGCTTTCTAAAAAGTGAAGAGTCCTCTGTTTGAATTAAACACCTAACCCAGTTACAGATGATGTGGAAGACACAGGGATGTTTATGCTTCAGCAAGATGAAGTTTTGTCTTCTGTTACTGAACATCCAGACGGGATGATCAGAGAAAAGCTAAACAGACTCTGAAGGACTGctatgaaaaatataaagtctgaatcacttcttcctctttgtcgTGGTGCCCAGGTTTTGGACCCGCAGTTCTGAGTGTTTGTGATGTTGGTTTTGGGATGATTGTTGTTctagtttattttcatttccttttgatattgtgattttttttttatggcttctGTGTCTATCTTAGTTCCTCGTGTTTTGCTTGTTCCTTTCTTCCCAGTTTAGTGATTACAGTTATtacagttcaattcagttttaattacatagcgccaaatcacaacaaacagctgtttcAAGACATTAAGCAGGGTGTTTTCACACTTACAGACTCACAGTTGGCACAAAGAGAAACTATGAGGGGTCCTTTACTCAGTGCCAAACATCAAGTTTCAAAGTCCTGGTTGGTTCCAGATGCCTGGGAAAATAATGAATGTATAATAAGTAGAGAGTCTAGTGCAGATTATGTAGGAGGCCAGCAACTAATTATTATCCTCGTGGGACCCCAGAGGGAATATTCCAGGCATGAGCAGAACAACACCACTTCAGTCTGGACGGAGGCTGAAACAGACGTAAAGCTGCATTTATGACTTTATCCACTTTAGTGTGTGGGTGGTCTTCACCAGAGAGCCTTTGGAGATATACTATTGGTTCATctctgtaaatgtttttctgtatGAAAATCAGGCTGGAGCTGCAACTTCATGAAAGCAACACAAAGCTCCAGGTTCAGAGCTTCCTGCAGCTTCTCCTGTTGTGTTTGATTTGAGGTTTGAGGGAGGAAGTGAGATGCAGTTCAGCCTCGACTGGCTAACGAAGAATAGACAACGGCTTCATCAGCGTCCTCCATGTGCCtaagaaaaatgaaatacaaagcagaaaaatatcTGTGAGCAAATCTGAGTCATCTGAAAAACACCGCTAAACAAATCTCACCAAGACCAGTGAAGTCCAGCTGAAGTTAAATCCTAAAAATGCTGAGTCAAGACTGAGTCTGAGAGGGCTCATGGCAAAACTAAAGGAGCTTAAGTCTGAGTTAAACTAACTTTgattaaaacagagaaaacccacagtTCATGAATGcaacacagaaatgaaaagcaGTCCATTTTTTCATTCGCTTCGAGGAAAGAACTAATTTGAACTCATTAGATGAGCAACTACTTTTTGTGGTTCATGAGAGAAAAAAACCCCTCATCTATCCACCTTTTTGGAGTAACTGCACTTCTCGCTTTGTTGCATCTTAAATATGAAATtttctgcagaaataaaaattcaTAATGTTTATAAATTTAGTTTCTCTGAGctgcttctgtgtttgtttcagaAGAATCTAAAATGTCTGCTGGATGTTTGTAAGTGTGTCTCCATACagctgaaacgtctgcctgtcCCACCTGCTCTTCTGCTTCTTAGGTTTGAACTGGACGGCAGCGTAGCTGATGTCCTCCACAGCTTGGCTGGTTCCCTGTTGatgagcttcttcttcttcttctggctttGCAGGCTTCATGATGATACTGTAGGTCTGATCAGGGTGCTGAAAACCAcaggcagcagtgaaaatggggaagaggacagaaaacaaaaaaacgccTGTGAAAAAGGCATGTGGCATCTACGGTTACCATCCATGGtcacccactgagccaccccggtGCCCAGAAAGGAGGTTTTTAAAATGCTTCTAAGAAATACAGAAATTACTTTCATAATAAGCTCACCTTTTGCTCCATCTCACCTCCTGCAGCGCTCTGAtcctctgctgctgccagcTTCCTACAACGACATGATTGTACTCACAGCAGGAACCAGAAAATTACACCAAAAACTACAAATGTACATACACAGAATAAAGAACAGAAAGCACACGAGGTTAAAAATCATAATCCCCAAAAACCACATATTGTAATGGTATGTGGATAGGAGTTGACTTGAAGTCTGTattgtattttctcttattaattcaaatgattaaattttaattactcaatgtatttattatttaacaaaCCTTTTGTAAACTTTGTCTCAATCAACTCGTCAGTTCTGAGATGGGCTGAGCACATTTGAAATATGCAGACactctgtttctgcatttttcttatttaatataatttaataaatgctgaattaaaaaatgtaagcaTGATTTATTCTCGTCCACTTGTCTTTGCACAGGAATTGATGTGAGTCACAAATCATGTTTACACATGGACTTCACACAGTTCCTTTCTCACATGCAGCACGTGTCATGTTTGCACTACTGGAAATACTGGTTCTGGTTTTAGAGCTTCCTGGATGGAGTGCAGGCGGTCAGTGTTACTCCAacatcacacacactctgtACTAAGACACTGGCAGGTTGAAGATGATCTCTGGGATTTTCTACAGGGCTTCAGAGATGTTGTTGGTGTGTAAGAGGTTACTTCTGAGCCTCATAGTTCAGACATGTTTCTGCTCATTCAGGTCTGTGTTCTGTCTAATTTTGTTTGCATCTCAACTGTTACTGAGCCTGATGGAAAACAAGCAGGACAGGCAGCAGCTCATTAAGATTACATggaaaaccagcagcaacatttGCAGTCAATAAACTGGTTCATAAGGTGATTTGTTTACAgacttttgagaaaaaaaaatcttgtgggGACAAATGCATGTGATCTAAATATGTAAACAGGGGGACTTCCCTGAAATCCACATCGACATTAGTGCCAGACATAAACACAGGTTATGAAGAGATTTGGTGAACCTACACGGTTCTTTGCTCAAGTAAAATCACTAAAATTTACTCAAATTTATCAGAAGTAACTCTATATTGTACTTAAGTGCAACACTTAAAATAGTGTCATTTATACCTTTTGATGATGAAGAGTATGAGTATGAGCGTGATCACAGCCAGCAGGACTCCAAACACCACACCGACTATCAGAGGCAGGTTAACATCAgctgtaaaaaacaaataatacatGAAGACATGTAGTAACAgtcaaaacaaatgttttttttaattcaatagtaaattaatttttgcatttatttatttatattattagcaTTTTGTGTTAAAGAGATGTCTGTAGGTCACGTTTGCAGTTTGgctcaaaaaataataaaagaagcttcagaaaactgaacagacctCCTGCCTCCACCTGCAGGCTGTACGGCTCAGAGAGAGTATTCTGGTTGGCCTTCAGAGCACAGGTGTAGTTCCCagaatcctttgcagtcagagGGCCGAGGTGGAGGGAGAGGCCAGTCTCTGAGAGGGCGTGGCCATCTTTGAACCAGGTGACCTCCAGTTGGTGGAAAGTGCAGACTGAAGTGCAGAGCAGTGTGACGGTTTCATTTCCTCTGAACTTTTTATCCTCACTGGAGCTGATTATTCTCATTTTGGTTCCAGCTAAAATCAAACTGTTCATTAGTTTTACTGAACACTTGTTAATATTAATGATTAATATTTACAGAATCAGGATATTTTGTTCTCACCAACAACTCTGACATTCACTCCTGTCCTGTTAGTATAATGTCCTGCAGCATTATCAGCCTCCATCCTGAAGCGAAAGGTTCTGTTGTCTCTCTCCTGAACATCTCTGATCTGTAAAgtacagtttgtcttcatgtcTCCCAGGTATTGATAACGAGGGTCGTTTTTTGTTGATTTACTGTCATACACAGACGGGGTGGTGCCCTGACAGAGTTCATGGTTCTGACACCAGCGGACTCTGACGATCTTTAGTGGAACTTCTCTTCCACCTTCATTGAAGGACTTCAGTGGAGTGAAGCTGCAGAGGAGGGTGAGAGTCGATCGTTTGACGGCACAGGTAGACGTGAAAGGATAGATCACAGTTTGACCCACAGCACCtggaaatataaaaaataaaaattgctaaAGAGTTATGACAGAATATTTTGGCTGTTATTTGAAATCTGGTTACACACATACTATCaacatgtgatttttttaaaatttctgccTGGTTTGTATCAACACTCTGATTCTACAGACTAAACTTTTTATGTTTTAGGACCAAAGTTTTAAGCAATTTaagctttaaactttttttagtcattttagtCACTTAGTCTCACTGCAGTAAAATTGAAATAATTGTGTAAAGAAATCAGGTCATGATGGTTTATCAAAACTCTGGATATTAAAGGCTTAGCTTGACTATTACAGTCACCGTAGCAATGGGGAAAGACATGGACCACCACATCATGAAAGCAACAGCTGTTTATGTCTCAGATGCAACCAGCTGAGCATCCACTTTGGCTGTGTACAAAAGAGACATCATCAGAAAACATGACACTCCTGAATCGTGATCAGTGTGAGAGTTCTGCAGCAGCAAAGACGTTGGTAGAAGTATAActtccagaagaaaaaaaaaaaacatttaaaacttgaTTTTGGGAAAAGTGATCAAaccttatatttatttatttaagttattcagttttatttacatagtgccaaatcacaacaatccaaGGTGCTCGATTTGGAGGACAGAGTGAGGAGAAGCTGTAATCAAGGATGCACAGGTGTGTGTCCATGGAAGTGTTTTCACCTTCAGTGTATAAAAGAGGCATTGCACACAGCTGGAATCTACACTATACTGCTAAacatattcactcacccatccaaaccattgaattcaggtgcttcaatcacttccacggccacaggtgtatcaaaccaagcacctaggcatgcagactgcctGGGTCactttcaggagctcagtgaattccagcgtggtaccataataggatgatacctgtgcaacaagtccagtcctgcaatttcctcactactaaatattccacagtcagctgttagtgagattataacaaagtggaaatgattgtgaacaacagcaactcagccatgaagtggtaggccacagaGCAGGATCAGCGGGTGCTGaggtgcacagtgcacagaggtcaccaactttctgtcaGTCACTGCAGACttccaaacttcacgtggccttcagattacaACAAGAACAGCGCAGAGCTTCacggaatgggtttccatggccgagcagctgcatccaagccttagatCACCAACTGCATGCAGTGCTGTAAAGGAACTTCAGCATAgtttggacaattttatgctcccaactttgtgggaacgggtttggggatggtcccttcctgttccaacatgactgcacaccagtgcacaaatcaggtccatgaagacatggatgagcaagtttggtgtgcaAGAACtcgactggcctgcacagagtcctggcATCAACCAGATAAAACACctctgggatgaattagagtggagactgtgagccaggccttctcatccaacatcagtgtctgacctcacaaatgtgcttctggaagaatggtcagaaattcccataaatcttgtggaaagccttcccagaaaagctgaagctgttatagctgcaaagggtggctgacatcatattaaaccctatggattaagaatgggatgttactcaaatTCATGTGCacgtgaaggcagatgagtgagtacttttggcaatatagcgtAGATGATAAAGACAATAAGCGAGCGTTCCTTTGGATTCAAGTTGTTGTAACTAATTATGAAAATCAA
This window of the Archocentrus centrarchus isolate MPI-CPG fArcCen1 chromosome 16, fArcCen1, whole genome shotgun sequence genome carries:
- the LOC115794640 gene encoding uncharacterized protein LOC115794640, with protein sequence MSVYDEVTLWSFMFLLAGAVGQTVIYPFTSTCAVKRSTLTLLCSFTPLKSFNEGGREVPLKIVRVRWCQNHELCQGTTPSVYDSKSTKNDPRYQYLGDMKTNCTLQIRDVQERDNRTFRFRMEADNAAGHYTNRTGVNVRVVAGTKMRIISSSEDKKFRGNETVTLLCTSVCTFHQLEVTWFKDGHALSETGLSLHLGPLTAKDSGNYTCALKANQNTLSEPYSLQVEAGADVNLPLIVGVVFGVLLAVITLILILFIIKRKLAAAEDQSAAGGEMEQKHPDQTYSIIMKPAKPEEEEEAHQQGTSQAVEDISYAAVQFKPKKQKSRHMEDADEAVVYSSLASRG